One Terriglobales bacterium genomic region harbors:
- a CDS encoding response regulator — protein MTGHVLLVEDDDAVREVIARHLEMNGMIVHQASSASEAMQLLERENYFALILDRLVASAGLRVSRAFRERKPHAPIILITGYSTSHTELEARASGVDLVLLKPIRLPHLMAELERLAAPPMAK, from the coding sequence ATGACAGGGCATGTCTTGCTGGTTGAGGACGACGATGCAGTGCGTGAGGTGATCGCACGTCACCTGGAAATGAACGGTATGATCGTCCACCAGGCTTCCAGTGCCTCTGAAGCCATGCAGCTTCTGGAACGGGAAAACTACTTTGCCCTGATTCTCGATCGCCTGGTGGCCAGCGCCGGGCTGCGAGTCAGCCGCGCTTTTCGTGAGCGCAAGCCCCACGCTCCTATCATCCTGATCACTGGCTACAGCACCTCGCATACGGAGTTGGAAGCGCGGGCCTCGGGGGTGGATCTGGTTCTGCTCAAGCCGATCCGGTTGCCCCATCTGATGGCTGAATTGGAACGCTTGGCCGCTCCTCCCATGGCAAAGTAG
- a CDS encoding DUF6600 domain-containing protein, translated as MKTMRLFTIRIAVFLSVVLVASTFAEDPPSRAVRLQYVTGQVSVQPGGVNDWVAASINRPIAAADRVWTDKDSRAELHLGTAAIRMNAETSLTLSNLTDNTVQVELDQGTLNLRIRRLYSGEIYEVDTPNLAFTIRKTGVYRFDVDSNGDTTNVTVFKGEGDATGDGPVVRVRSHEQARFMSGKSMAHQLVSAPGFDGFDDWCRVRDDREDKSVSAHYVSPGVPGADDLDDYGYWRTIPPYGPVWVPTAVVAGWAPYRYGHWIFVAPWGWTWVDDAPWGYAPFHYGRWIYNSGYWGWVPGPVAVRPVYAPALVAWVGGEHWGVGVSVGVGAGVGWFPLGYGEPYIPYYHCSRDYFHNVNVANTHITNITYVTNNYYNNTTNIAHIKYVNQGVPDGVTVVHRQVMENSQPVARSIVHVDAREYSGASVMAGPGVDPSRHSVLGMHAGAPSAAPPAHVISRPVVSRIAPPPRPAPFREIEKDRDGDRDRDKDRGQGGHFGNPDRNEPAGHAPGRQSEPANANNAPPFRRDNENPHTGDSAENPSGKNNANPSASMPHPTKTNEGREQQATDPDHGRRYPHPPDHDTDRPDQSAGNNRHNGNNGNNADHPASSPSRNDDARGDNNSSQRPVNAGNEHNTPHPPDHDTDRPDQSAGNNGHNGNNGNNADHPASSPSRNDDARGDNNSSQRPMNAGNEHNTPHPPDRDTDRQGQSAGNNGHNGNNGNSAGQAASNPSRNDDSARGNSPPPQPAANGGNGHTIPRPPERGFGRGMDTPDNTVSHNASQPAPSPKNDDTRRNKSAPAPPASAQIRSAPRPPERSMDRADTRGNSSQPAANVPKNNGNNGPSRPNQGATRTNVSMDRPTPHVDHSAPAPPAQHNTSSPAPHSAPAEQHHASPPSHDSKPAQHEGK; from the coding sequence ATGAAGACCATGCGACTGTTTACGATCAGAATCGCGGTGTTTCTGTCAGTGGTATTGGTTGCGTCGACGTTTGCGGAGGACCCGCCATCGCGAGCGGTCCGTTTGCAATACGTCACTGGGCAGGTCTCGGTACAACCCGGCGGTGTGAACGACTGGGTTGCCGCCAGCATCAATCGGCCAATAGCAGCCGCCGACCGCGTTTGGACAGACAAGGATTCCCGCGCCGAGCTTCACCTGGGCACGGCCGCTATACGCATGAACGCCGAAACCAGTCTCACCTTATCCAACCTTACCGACAATACCGTGCAGGTGGAACTCGATCAGGGCACGCTGAATCTGCGCATTCGGCGCCTATACAGCGGCGAGATCTATGAGGTCGACACGCCCAACCTTGCGTTCACGATTCGCAAAACCGGTGTATATCGCTTTGACGTGGATTCTAATGGCGACACTACGAATGTAACCGTATTCAAAGGTGAGGGCGATGCCACCGGCGATGGCCCGGTCGTGCGAGTTCGTTCTCATGAGCAAGCGCGGTTTATGAGCGGTAAGTCGATGGCGCACCAGCTTGTCTCTGCGCCAGGCTTCGACGGCTTTGACGATTGGTGCCGTGTCCGCGATGATCGCGAAGACAAATCTGTCTCCGCACACTACGTCTCGCCCGGTGTTCCGGGAGCCGACGATCTGGATGACTACGGCTATTGGCGAACTATTCCCCCCTACGGTCCAGTATGGGTACCAACGGCGGTTGTCGCTGGCTGGGCGCCCTATCGTTACGGACACTGGATTTTTGTTGCGCCCTGGGGCTGGACTTGGGTGGATGACGCGCCTTGGGGTTACGCCCCCTTCCACTATGGCCGATGGATCTACAACAGCGGATATTGGGGATGGGTACCTGGGCCGGTTGCGGTACGCCCGGTGTACGCTCCTGCGCTGGTCGCGTGGGTAGGCGGCGAGCACTGGGGAGTTGGAGTTTCGGTCGGAGTGGGCGCTGGCGTGGGATGGTTTCCGCTCGGCTACGGTGAACCCTACATTCCCTACTATCATTGCAGCCGCGATTACTTCCACAACGTAAACGTCGCGAACACGCACATAACCAACATCACTTACGTCACCAACAACTACTACAACAACACGACGAATATTGCCCACATCAAGTACGTCAACCAGGGCGTGCCTGACGGCGTAACCGTGGTGCATCGTCAGGTTATGGAGAACTCGCAACCGGTCGCCAGGTCCATCGTGCACGTGGACGCCAGAGAGTACTCTGGGGCCTCGGTGATGGCGGGACCCGGCGTGGATCCCTCCAGGCACAGCGTGCTGGGGATGCATGCGGGCGCACCTTCAGCAGCGCCGCCAGCTCACGTGATTTCGCGGCCAGTAGTGTCACGCATTGCTCCTCCGCCGCGGCCAGCTCCGTTCCGGGAAATTGAAAAGGACCGGGATGGCGACAGAGATCGAGACAAGGACAGAGGTCAAGGCGGGCACTTCGGCAATCCAGATCGCAACGAACCCGCCGGGCATGCTCCAGGGCGGCAGTCCGAGCCGGCAAATGCGAACAATGCTCCGCCATTTCGGCGAGATAACGAAAATCCTCACACTGGAGATTCCGCCGAAAATCCGTCGGGAAAGAACAACGCTAATCCTTCGGCTTCAATGCCACACCCCACAAAAACAAACGAGGGTCGTGAGCAGCAGGCGACCGATCCTGATCATGGACGCAGATATCCGCATCCTCCGGACCACGATACCGACCGGCCAGACCAGTCGGCTGGCAACAACAGGCATAACGGAAATAACGGGAACAACGCGGACCATCCTGCTTCCAGTCCCTCTCGGAACGACGACGCTCGCGGTGATAACAACTCATCGCAACGTCCGGTGAACGCCGGTAATGAACACAACACCCCACATCCTCCGGACCACGATACCGACCGGCCAGACCAGTCGGCTGGCAACAACGGGCATAACGGAAATAACGGGAACAACGCGGACCATCCTGCTTCCAGTCCCTCTCGGAACGACGACGCTCGCGGTGATAACAACTCATCGCAACGTCCGATGAACGCCGGTAATGAACACAACACTCCACATCCTCCGGACCGCGATACGGACCGGCAAGGCCAGTCGGCTGGCAATAACGGGCATAACGGAAATAACGGGAACAGTGCTGGGCAGGCTGCTTCCAATCCCTCTCGGAACGACGACTCGGCCCGCGGCAACAGCCCCCCGCCGCAACCCGCCGCCAATGGCGGTAATGGACACACAATTCCGCGTCCGCCCGAACGAGGCTTCGGCCGTGGTATGGACACTCCGGACAATACCGTGAGCCATAACGCGAGCCAGCCCGCGCCCAGCCCGAAAAATGACGACACGCGGCGCAATAAATCTGCGCCTGCTCCGCCGGCGAGCGCCCAAATTCGCTCGGCGCCTCGGCCTCCGGAGCGGAGCATGGATCGGGCGGATACTCGCGGCAATTCGTCTCAGCCTGCGGCCAATGTTCCAAAGAACAACGGCAATAACGGCCCTTCGCGTCCGAACCAGGGAGCAACGCGCACGAACGTCTCCATGGATCGACCAACGCCTCATGTAGACCACAGTGCGCCCGCTCCGCCAGCGCAGCACAACACAAGCTCGCCAGCGCCGCACAGTGCTCCGGCGGAGCAGCACCACGCTTCTCCTCCGTCGCACGATTCCAAACCAGCTCAACATGAGGGAAAATAA